GGGCGGGAGTAACTGTGATGCCATTCATTTTGCCGAAGAGTTTACCGGAAGATATAGAAAAGATAGACAACCATTACCTGTTATAGCTATTTCCGATTCCAGCCATATAACTTGTGTTGCTAACGATTACGGATTTAGTGAAGTTTTTGCCAGAGGAGTTGAAGCATACGGGACAGAGGGGGATATCCTGATAGCTATCTCTACCAGCGGTAACTCTGAAAACGTCATCAGAGCAGTTGAAAAAGCGCATAATTTGGGATTGTTTACTATCGGATTATTAGGTAAAGATGGTGGTAAAATGAAGGAGTTGGTCGATGTGGAATTGATAGTGGCAGGCAAAACCACCGATCGCATCCAAGAGGTACACATGATTATCCTCCATATTATAATCGAAATGACCGAGAGAATACTCTTTCCGGCAAATTATGAGTAAATCTGGTTCAGAAAAGATCCCTTCAGCTAATGAATTAACAGACATTTATCATAAACTCTTTTCCTGTTATGGTAACCAACAATGGTGGCCTGCCGATGATAGGGAAGAGGTCATTATCGGAGCGATACTGACTCAGAATACAAACTGGTTAAATGTTACTCGTGCTCTGCAAAATCTAAAGAAGAATAACCTGTGTTCTTTGCACAAATTAGCATCTGCTTCAAAAGCAACTATATCTGAACTAATCAAGCCAAGCGGATATTATAATC
This portion of the Candidatus Cloacimonadota bacterium genome encodes:
- a CDS encoding SIS domain-containing protein — encoded protein: GGSNCDAIHFAEEFTGRYRKDRQPLPVIAISDSSHITCVANDYGFSEVFARGVEAYGTEGDILIAISTSGNSENVIRAVEKAHNLGLFTIGLLGKDGGKMKELVDVELIVAGKTTDRIQEVHMIILHIIIEMTERILFPANYE